The sequence GCCGCAAGATGACCGTGTTTCTCACCACCCACTACATGGACGAGGCCGACGCGCTTTGCGACCGGATCATGATCATGGATCACGGCGAGTGTCTCGCCGACGGGACCGCCGCGCAGCTGAAGGACGCCTATTCCAGGGCGCACACCTACCAGGTGGAGTTCAAGCGTGATGCCGAGCGGTACGAGGGGGTGCTGGCCGGGTTATCGTTCGTGAAAGGGGTGGAGCGGGAGGGAGCGGTTTTCCAGATCACCCTGGCCGACGAGGAGTCGATCAAGCCGCTCATGGACCGTCTGGGAGGCGCCGACATCCGGCGCATCTGTCTGAAGGAGCCCTCCCTGGAGGACGTGTTCATCGCACTGACCGGGGAGAAGGTCAGGGAGTAGCGTCCGACGTCGGACCTGTCAGACCAGTCAGACCAAGAAGAGGAAGCCCAATGTTCAAAGGCGCATTTTCCATCTGGGGCAGGGACATGCTGGTTTTAAGGCGCAGCATCGTCTCTGAGCTCGTCTCGGTGGTGGCATACCCCCTCACCCTCTACCTCGCCTTCGGCTTCGGACTCAAAGGGTACATCACCGCCGTGAACGGGGTCCCCTACCCTCTCTTCATCGCCCCCGGCCTCATATCGATGACCGCGGTCAACGCGGCCTTCGACGAGAGCTCCTGGAGCATGTGGTTTCACCGCCGCGTGCAGCGCACCATAGAGGAGTACCGCGTCACCCCGGTGACCGTCTACGACATCGTCATCGGCAAGATCTTCTCCGGTTTCTCACAAGGGGCGGTAAAGGGTTCGGTCGTCTTCCTGGTGATCCTCGCCCTCACCCCCTTCCGCATCGATTACACGCACCTCCCAAGCTA is a genomic window of Geomonas ferrireducens containing:
- a CDS encoding ABC transporter permease, with translation MFKGAFSIWGRDMLVLRRSIVSELVSVVAYPLTLYLAFGFGLKGYITAVNGVPYPLFIAPGLISMTAVNAAFDESSWSMWFHRRVQRTIEEYRVTPVTVYDIVIGKIFSGFSQGAVKGSVVFLVILALTPFRIDYTHLPSYLGCIALSSMTFSCLGTICGTVIDKPENIGRVQSVIIVPLIFMAGIFFPLSSYPSAILPLIELLPTTAVFEGARDALLTGAVPTHYLVNLVLSAAVSFAVAVYVFNRKMAE